Proteins from one Dysgonomonas sp. HDW5A genomic window:
- a CDS encoding DUF3667 domain-containing protein, which produces MLYHFLEHQITRNSKDIYKFIKGDKIITYRLFYLFCFIIISLKYMEIVCKNCNNQSNTKYCPSCGQFMKAQRIDFHYLIHEIQHSIFHVDKGILYTIKELILRPSQMLKGYLSGKRAKHFKPFAFVTILATIYGFLSHYLHIYPNVDIISSSSQTQSAIQITFDWLYKHYALITYLLIPFNALFSFILFRKSNYNYFEHLVINSYMIGIQILFLIILLPLHYIFPTLNLFLPLLLSYLYMSWTFYRIFENNLFKSIIKIIGIIIFSSILGLLLGCAGGLYFLS; this is translated from the coding sequence ATGTTATACCATTTCCTAGAACACCAAATAACGCGGAATTCTAAAGACATATATAAATTTATAAAAGGCGATAAAATAATAACTTATCGCCTTTTTTATTTATTTTGTTTTATAATTATTAGTCTAAAATATATGGAAATAGTTTGTAAAAACTGCAATAATCAATCGAATACTAAATATTGCCCATCATGTGGACAGTTCATGAAAGCTCAGAGAATCGACTTTCATTATTTAATACACGAAATTCAACATAGCATATTTCATGTTGATAAAGGGATTCTCTATACAATAAAGGAATTAATTCTGAGGCCTAGTCAAATGTTGAAGGGATATCTTTCAGGAAAAAGGGCAAAACATTTTAAGCCTTTTGCTTTTGTTACTATTCTAGCAACTATATATGGTTTTTTGAGCCATTATTTGCACATATATCCTAATGTAGATATTATAAGTAGCTCTTCTCAGACACAAAGCGCAATACAAATTACGTTTGACTGGCTTTACAAGCACTATGCTTTGATAACCTATCTTCTCATACCATTTAATGCCTTGTTCTCGTTTATATTATTTAGAAAGAGTAATTATAATTATTTTGAACACTTGGTCATCAATTCATATATGATTGGCATCCAAATATTATTCTTAATAATACTTCTTCCTCTACATTACATTTTCCCTACTTTAAACCTCTTTTTACCACTTCTACTATCTTATTTATATATGAGCTGGACATTCTATCGGATATTCGAAAATAATCTGTTTAAAAGTATTATTAAGATAATTGGAATTATTATATTCAGCAGCATATTAGGTTTGCTCTTAGGATGTGCTGGCGGTTTGTATTTTCTTAGCTAG